The following DNA comes from Streptomyces pristinaespiralis.
TTGACCAGTCCGAGGCGCGAGGAGAACAGCCACTGGAAGACGGTCGTGGTCGCGATCACGGGGCTGGCCCAGGCGAGCACGAGTCCGCTGAGCACCAGGACCCTCATCCTCCTGCCGAGCCGCTGGAGCATGAGGGCCACCAGCGTGCCCAGCACCATGATCAGCACCACGTTGACCGTGGTCCACCACAGGGTGCGGCGGACCACCTCCCAGAACTCCGCGTCCCCGAGGATCTCCCGGTAGTTGTCCAGACCTGTGAAGACGGCGTCGCCGCGGATGAGTTCGCCCATCCCGTACTGCTGGAAGGAGATCAGCAGGTTGCGCGCCAGCGGGTAGGCGAGCAGGACGGCGGCGCCGAGGACGGTCGGTGCGATGAGCAGGTAGGGCCAGAGCGCGCGGGGCGAACTCCTCATGAGCCGAGCGTCTTGGTGATCTTGTCGGAGGCTTCCTTCGCCGCCTTCGCCGGGTCGCTGCCGGTGAGCACCGCCGTCATGTACTGCTTGACCGGGTTGGTGGCTTCGACGGCCGCCCACTGCGGGGAGTTGGGCGTGGCGCGTCCATGGGCGGCCGCGGCGGCCATGGCAGCGGTGCCCTCGTTGTCCTCGATGACCCCGGCGAGGGAGCTCCGGTTGGGGACGTAGCTCATGGTCTTCGCCAGGTCCGTCTGCCATTTGTCGCCGGCGAGTTCCTTCACCACCTGGTAGGCGGCGTCGTGGTGGGCGGAGGCCTCGGGGATGATCAGGTCGGAGCCGCCGGTGAAGGTGGCGCCCGGCCGGCCGGCGGTGGGGCCGGGTACGGGGAAGAAGCCCAGCTTGCCGGCGAGCGCGGGGGCGGCCTGCTCGATGATCTTCGCCCCGCCCGGTACGGAGATGATCTGGGCGACGTCACCCTTGGCGAAGACGTCGGCCTGCGGCGGCTTGGCCTCGTCGGAGTCCTTGGGGCCGTCGCCGAGGGCCTGGAGGCGCTGGTAGAACTCCATGCCCCTGAGCGCTTCCGGCGAGTGCAGCGCGCCCTTCCAGGTGTCGCCCTCGCGTTCGGCGAGCTCGCCGCCCTCGTCCCAGATGAAGCCTGCGAGGGTGTACCAGTTCTGGCCGGGCAGGTAGATGCCCTGGTTGCCGCCGGCGTCGAGTTTGCGGGTGATCTCGAGCCATTCGTCGCGGGTCTTCGGCGGGGCGGTGACACCGGCCGCGGCGAAGAGGTCCTTGTTGTAGATCACGACGCGGTTGGCGGCGTACCAGGGGATGCCGTACTGCTTCCCGTCGATCTTTCCGGGGTCGGCCAGGCCGGGCAGCCAGTCGGCTCCCGCCAGTTCGCCGACCTTGTCGGTGAGGTCCTTGACGCCGCCGCTGGCGGCGTACTGGGCGACCTGGGTGTTGCCGACCTCGATGACGTCGGGTGCGTCCCGTCCGGCGAGCGCGGCGGTGATCTTCTCGCCGATGCCGTCCCACTCCTGGATCTGGATGTCGAGCGTGGTTCCCTTGTGCCGCTGCTCGAAGTCCTTCTCGAAGCGCTTGAGATAGGCGTCGGAGACGCTGTCCCTCATGATCCAGACGGTGAGTTCCTCCGTGCCTCCGGCCGCGTCGGACCCCTGACCGGACGAGGAGCTGCACGCTGCGAGCGGCAGGGTGACGGCGATGGCGGCGGCAGCGGCGATGGAGCGAATCTTCAACTGATCC
Coding sequences within:
- a CDS encoding extracellular solute-binding protein, yielding MKIRSIAAAAAIAVTLPLAACSSSSGQGSDAAGGTEELTVWIMRDSVSDAYLKRFEKDFEQRHKGTTLDIQIQEWDGIGEKITAALAGRDAPDVIEVGNTQVAQYAASGGVKDLTDKVGELAGADWLPGLADPGKIDGKQYGIPWYAANRVVIYNKDLFAAAGVTAPPKTRDEWLEITRKLDAGGNQGIYLPGQNWYTLAGFIWDEGGELAEREGDTWKGALHSPEALRGMEFYQRLQALGDGPKDSDEAKPPQADVFAKGDVAQIISVPGGAKIIEQAAPALAGKLGFFPVPGPTAGRPGATFTGGSDLIIPEASAHHDAAYQVVKELAGDKWQTDLAKTMSYVPNRSSLAGVIEDNEGTAAMAAAAAHGRATPNSPQWAAVEATNPVKQYMTAVLTGSDPAKAAKEASDKITKTLGS